From the genome of Pochonia chlamydosporia 170 chromosome Unknown PCv3seq00011, whole genome shotgun sequence:
CCGTTTCGTGGCAGGGGCAGCAGCCACAAGAGGGACCAGTGGAAGAAGAGTTGACAGACGCATTGTGATAGTGGAACAAGGTAGTCTcgggagttggtggtggttgcagACGATGCGCTGATCTCGCAATGTTCTGGGATTTGAGCAGTCTTCCCATGGTCTATTTATTGTTTTTTGGATGAAGGCATGTCTTTACTCTCTGCGAAGTGAGCAAGAATCTCGTTGCTTCAATTGCCATGATTTCGACTATCCTCGCAAGTCTCATTCTCGTCCAGTGGATCAATTTAACCTCACCTTCCGAACTTGGCAGCTGAAAGAAACCACGAAGCTCTAAATTGACCTCATCAAGGTATTAGTGCTAACCTTTTCTAGTCAACACTTTTGCATCGTGAGTGACACATCCGTCATTTAACTGCCAGGTGGTTTGACACTCAGATTGCTCAGCGTGGGCTTCATCAACGGATGTATCCGGTCAATTTAACCAACTACCTTAACAAAATTAGCTCTATGTCATAGCTCACAGATGACCTGCGCTTTTGGTATTAAAAATGGCGGCTTCCAAGCCGGAATCTGCTTGGCAAGATCCAAGGAAGCATTGCCAAGAGCGAACTGCCATAAATTGACAAACTACACGGGCGTTGTAACGAATAGTTGGCACACTAAGTAGGAACTACTCCGAGAGGAGGGTGGGTCTGCGAATCACAGGGCTGACTACAGAGATGCAGAAAGACGATTGATGACATTGTATATTGGGCTTCACTGTAGTATGGTTTGCAGAGGCAATTTGTTGGTCATATGGACTTGCGGAGATACCGGATCATCTGcaaggaggatggagagaagTAGATAGCTGGTACATGTTTGAGCAAGCTTAAATGGCTAGAGTTTAGCGCAGATATCCTAACTTTAGCTTCCCTCTTCCGTTAGCTGTTTACTTTGTTCTCCACAGGTACGATATCCATCGAGGCTGGTCCACGTTCACGGCATTAGCATCTGGGGTTCAGTGAAGGCAATAGCATAATTCCCCACGTAATTGGGAAGAAAGACAACTAGTGTTTCAATTACCGGAGCAAAAGGTACGGCTTCAGACCGTCGAATATACTTGTTGGATTCCGTACTGATTAGTCTGATGTCCCGCAATTTGCTTGTAACCAAGAAAATACATCCTAGATTCACACTCTCTATCAGTCTCGCACCTCTTCAATCACAGATTCTCCTGATGACTTGTCGCCCGTAACCCACTCCCACTTCTCATGCATCCTTAGCCGTCCATCGGAGAGAACCTCCGGCGTAGAGAAACACTTCCCTGCCATGATCTCCCCGTCCGTATTAATATGGTGATAACGCATCTCGAGACAGTTGTTTTCTTTGACTGCCGCAATCAGCGAGCCTTTGACTATTGATCCACCCGAGTATTCTGCCCAAACGATactgtctgtctggtggtagTAGAAGCGGGTTGCGGAGGAGACTTCTCCGTTGGATGTGTTTGAGGTTGAAGCGAAGATCTTGTTGTCATAGAGAGCCATTTTGAAACGAATGACCGAGACGTTATGTTGTTGACTCTGACGTTGAGACTTGATCTGCGTGCTTGTCAAGCCGCTGGTGCGAAGTAGTTGCTGCGACCCTGCTAGGTGGCAATTTTGTGTCCGTTCAAAAAGGTTCTAtagccaaagaagaaggacggAGACTAAGTTGTAAACCGGCTCTGAGTGTGAGGTTCCCGAGTTGCGCTCGTCaaacttgtttcttttcttcgtTGTCATCAAGACATGTAGCTGAAGTTGCTCAACCTCCGATTGCGCAGCTCAAGCTTGGCATTGAGTCCCACACTCAATTCAACTTCCACATTGACATAAGCAAGGATCTTCATGCGTTATGCTAATGCTCGATTCGGCATCTCAAAAGCCTCACCCACGGGGGTTGTCACGCTACAAGGTATAGTTTCCTTTAGACTACGGAATTAAGTTATTGGCTTTGTTTGTGCACCCTTTTGGCTGGAGCTAATGCGGCCTGCGAGTTGATGAGAAATCGACTTTTGTATTTCGATTAGTCTGCCTTTGTGAATGATATGGCGGTGCTGTTCATGCCAAGACGCTGTTTTATTAACTGCAGCGATGTATCTAAGCCATGCTTTGGTAGGACTTTATTTATCTACTCTAACTCTCTTTCTGAGTCTTTGACATTGTATACGCGACCATGAGGTGATATCAAAAGCCAATTGCGTCGCTGATACTCTCTTTTTGATCATCATCTCCCAAATCCCCAACTTCGAGGCTCCCATTTTTGTAAGCAAGCGCCACGCACCACCTAAATGCTGCGGACCAAAGGGCCTATGTACACCAACCCATGCGCCGTCGACAACTGTTTAGGGCTTGCAGCGACCCATGTAACGAGGATACAAGCAGCAGTCTCTGACCGTGTGCTGCTTGCACAGCCAGGCGAGCAGACGCTCGAGACCAATTCCATAACCACCATGAGGAGAGCTTCCATACCTGTGAAAACTTGATTAGCATTCTTGCTGACTGTAATACAATTGGTCGATGAAAAGAACTTACTTGCGCTGGTCAAGGTACCAGTAGTATGGCTCCGGATCCAGACCCTCACGCTTGCAGGCCGCAAGCAACTCGTCATAGTCGTCTATTCTCATAGAGCCTCCAACAATCTCACCGACACCCGGCATGAGACAGTCAACGCTTTCAGTGACTCTGTTATCCTCTGGATCCCGCTTCATGTAGAAGGCCTTGATATGGGCAGGGAAGTGCGTTAGGAAAATCGGCCGGTTGATGATGTCGGTCATTCTTCGCTCAGCGGCTTCAGCAATGTCGTCGCCAAAGTTGTGGGGGTTGCCTTCTTCGTTGGGGATTTCATGATCAATGAGCCATTGAATGGCATCAGAGTACTTCATGCGCATGAAGGGTCGCTCGGGGATCTTGAACTCAGGGTTGAGCGTCTTGATGTATCCAGCAATCATGGGATCGGCGAGCACAAGTTCCAAGACGCGGCAGATAAGAAACTCAAGGTGGGACAAGAGgtcatcaaagtcgatgaagtcgagCTCGGCCTCAATGTGAGTGAATTCAGACAAGTGTCGTCGAGTCAGAGACTTTTCAGCTCGGAAAGACTTCTCGATACAGTAGACGCTGCCCATGGACGGCAGACAGGTCTCCAGATAAAGCTGAGAAGACTGGGTGAGGAAAGCGTCGGCTCCATAGTAGTCGAATTTGAACAGAGTAGAGCCACCTTCGACCTGAGTTTGCACAAGCGCCGGGGGACTAACTTTGCGGATTCTGGCTTCGTGGTATGCCTGGTTGAAAGCATACTCGAGAGCATCGCGAACGAGGAGGACCGATGATGCGGTCTCACCACGAAGGGTAAGGTGGCGGAGATCCAGCAAGGTGGCATGCTCCGCAGAAGCTTGGActctgttggtgatggcatcCTCTCCACCAGCAGCTCTCCAGTGCTTGGGGATCTTGTAGAAGTCGGCATGCAGCTCTCGGTTGAGAGGAGCGCGTGCACCAGCAGGCACCTCGCGCATCTCACCAAAGATTTCCATGGAGGTCTCACGGGTCAGAGTGAGAGCCTCGTAGgtcttggccaacttgcCAGAGATAACCACTTGCATATAGCCGTAACCGTCACGCAGAGTGACAAAGAGGACatccttttgttttctctcGCGATGAACTCGGCCGAGGACTCTCACACGAGTTCCTTTGCTCTCGGCATCGTCAGTCTTGCGCAGCTTGATGTGATCGCCAGCGTCGTCGAGCTTAATTGTGACAGGTTTGGGAAGGCTGGGATCCTCCTCGAGAAcaatcttcttggcttcctccagaACTTTGTTgcgctcctcttcctccttcttgcgGTGGATGGCGAGTTCCTGCTCGCgggcagccttcttcttttgttgtTCAAAATAGTTGACGACCTTCTTCATGGCGGACTTGGCGGCGGGTTTCCAttctttggcagcctcaTCGTCTGCGCTTGCGGATTTTCGTGTCAGGTATTGTGCTTGAGTGGGGTGTTGGAGATAGGCGAATTGCAGCGTCTTGAAGGGAGACGACTCAGTGCCTTGCTGAGTGGGCTCGTCCTTGCCAATGTCTTCATCAATGTAAATGgttgccatgatgggcgatTTCTGCTTCTGATGAGATGTGTTTGGCTGCGGTGCAGAAGGTTGCCAAGGTCCAATTTGGAGCGACGAAAGAGACCTCCTGGGTTTTGAGTCACAGACCAGAAACTTGTTGCGTGTCAGAGATTTGGGTGATTGGAAGATCGAAGTGGGATGTGACTGACTGTGCGCTATCAATATCTTATCGGACCAGTCACCCCGCGGGTGGCTGGAATCTCGTGTGGCGGGGACCAGAGATGTGTGTGGCTGGTGCTGCCTCGGGTGCAGTGTTGTTTGGCTCAacaggtctggtgtcaatATCCTGACCTCAACTTGCTTCCAAACTTGCTTGACCTGACgtgacttgacttgacttgacaaacCTGCACACCTTTTCATCGCTTGTGGCTGCGGCTCACCGTCATAGGGGTGACGAAATCCCAAGGTCAATTTCAATCCATTGTTCTGTGTACTCAGCCAAACGGCGCGCGATCTGCTGACTTTTCGTATTGTACATGGCACGCACCGTCCCTATCGGACGATCCCAGATATAGATCGGATCCATAAAGGGATCATACACGTGGCTTATCCAGACAGGGTTATCGGATGACCCGAAAGGTCCAAAATCTCTCCAGAGATTCATCGTTATGTCATTGCCATCTGGGTAAGCGCACACAGTGTGATCGGTTAGACACTGATGACAACCCCCTAGAATCTCCATGCCAACAAATGGCCCTGTTGCTTGAATCAAAGAGGAATAAAGTCCGCCGTCTGTCGGCACAAGTTTGCCCTGACGATTCCTCATCGAACCGCGTAACCCTGTCCTAGCGTACAGGCATTCAAGCTGAAATCCAATATGCGGGCAAAGGCAAAACCCATGGAAGCTCGATGTATCTCGGCTATTGAACATTTTGGTCTCTTCATGGAAGACGAAGTGCTCATGTAGTAGAAATCTGCCAGCCACAATTTTTGGTCTCGCAAAGTATGTTCCTGTTCCGCGGGGACGCATCATGAACACCACAGGCGTTGGCTGCATTAGCTTCCTCAAATAGTATGACTTGATGCCAAGCCTGGAGTACTTCAATGCCTGCTGAACGTGACGATGAGCAATCTTGTAGGGCTTAAACGGGTGGTGGTCATTCTGCATCACAGGCGTAGGCTGGCGGCACTTTGACGCGGAATTGTTTGCCAGCGGAGTGTCTTCGTCCATCATTACCCAATGCAATTGGACGCACCAGCTGCAGGCCCAAAGGTGCGGGAGTGTCAGAGACAACGTAGACAGAAACTCTATCTTTTCTGCCTTGGACAATAGCTTGTATTCCTTGTCCCAGTCGCATTTCGCCACGTGCCGAAAGATATAGCATGCCTTAGAAAACAAGAATTTGTCCCGTAATGTAAGTTGTTTGGCGATCAGATAATATATGTCGAAATTTAGTGGTGGAATTTGCGCCATCATTGGAACGTCGAGCGACTAGAATACATGGCTCAAGAGTTGGATGCTGAAGTTTGGCTACAGTTGTTTGTAAATATGAGGAGAAGTTAATGTACGGAACTTCTTGAAAGATAGTGCAGAGCTGCAAAATTTGTATGAATCCATCATTTGTCATAGTTGTGCGTGGTGTACAAGATAAAGTTCGACGATCAGTCAAGCTGCATACTGAGCTCAAACAGTTGAGCATCGGCTCAAACTTTAGCAACATGCTGCATGGTGACTCGTCCGTTCAACGAATTCCACAGGGGGCATGGAATAACCTTTAAAAAGAGCGAATACCTTGCAATTATATCGCAGCGGCAATCCAAGCAACAGCCAGTCCAGCTAAAGGGGTTGGGAGGCGTGTGGTATTTTGGAGCAAGCTTGGGTGTTTGGGGTCCAGTCGTTTTCTTTTGTAGCGTTATGGTGAAATTTAAGAGCTAAATAGCTAGCTACCGATATTGAACATGTACCTTGTCTTTTACGGATGGTAGTAATTGCTGCTTCCATGAGTTTAGACGTATTCTCTGACCTCGTTGTCTGCCTCAAGTCTGTGGCAGGAAGTGGAATACAAACATACCCGAAGATGGAGCTTGTTGCATTTACTACAGACAGAGATGTATAATTGAAGATACTTGTGCTTGCGTCTTTATTCCTCCACTGTCGTGGCTACTCATATCAATCGACGACTGTTCCAACGGCAAACAGACGTGAGTAAACAAGGCTCCTTGCGATTACGTCTAAGTGACTGGTACGACACTTGATGGTTCACATGCTAGTGAATTTTAGCATGCGCAGTTTAAGTAGAGTTGGCATTAAAAATAGTAGACAAACTTTAATGACGGTGCCTCCCAAACCCGTGCCACTTAGACGTTTTCCTTCGGCATTCGATTCGAAGGCGTCATCTCCCACGAGTACTGCACTGTGCATGATGTCAATCAATTCGTAATGATCCATATAGACATAGATCTTGACTCGGTTTGCCTTGTGAACACCAGAGATAAGGCCATCCTGGGCATGGGGTATTGCTAGAACGTCCGCTTCACAAGGATGATGAATGTCTGAAACCCGATTCCTTATCGGACCAACTTCGTGCGAAAAGTTCGCGTTTTGGTACGTCTCAATCAATATTCTGTCATGCTGTATTATTATCTGCAAAAAGCCAACGCCCAATGTCTTTCTTGTCTTGGTCGTCGTTGAAATGCCAGGAGTTCAAATTGCCCAAGAAAGCCTCACTGCCTGCAGTGGAGTCTGAACTATTGATGCATGGTGCCGGAAAGACGGCACAGGGTTTGGCTGTAACGCAAATATGCATTTTTTCGTCCAATTGACTTGGAATAGGCTGTGGAGAGTATGTAATCTCATGTACTTCAATCAGGGACCATTTAATTAGTGGCCATGAAATACAGCAGTCTGCGAAGATGCTGTTGAAATTGGATATTGTGCGGTTGCAAATACGGAAATTATTTTATGAAGTCTTTCAAGTCTCTCTGGCACTTAGATATAACCAGACTCAGCTTTTATCTCTCGCTTTGCGATTCCAATGGTCAGCTAGAGCCTGGCTAAACCCGGCTGCTTCGGAATAGCGATCCCTCGTGAGGCTGATTGCCCTAATGTGTAACTATCTGGGTCATCTCACAGGATAAATTGGTGAGGCTACACGTCTACCGTCAGCTCAGCCTCCAGCTGAATAGGCTCAACTGTGTGTCCATCCAAGCTCAAACCACAGCCAACTTCAACCGCATCTGAGATCACTCGACCATATTAATATGTCGCCCAAAGAGCCTTCCGATTTATCTTCAACGAGACTGTGATTTCTTGCCCCAAGAATCGTACGCCAGTTGCTACCACCAGAGGCACACAGGCATCATGTCGGAACCACAAAAAGTAGCGGGTG
Proteins encoded in this window:
- a CDS encoding asparaginyl-tRNA synthetase (similar to Aspergillus terreus NIH2624 XP_001215933.1), whose translation is MATIYIDEDIGKDEPTQQGTESSPFKTLQFAYLQHPTQAQYLTRKSASADDEAAKEWKPAAKSAMKKVVNYFEQQKKKAAREQELAIHRKKEEEERNKVLEEAKKIVLEEDPSLPKPVTIKLDDAGDHIKLRKTDDAESKGTRVRVLGRVHRERKQKDVLFVTLRDGYGYMQVVISGKLAKTYEALTLTRETSMEIFGEMREVPAGARAPLNRELHADFYKIPKHWRAAGGEDAITNRVQASAEHATLLDLRHLTLRGETASSVLLVRDALEYAFNQAYHEARIRKVSPPALVQTQVEGGSTLFKFDYYGADAFLTQSSQLYLETCLPSMGSVYCIEKSFRAEKSLTRRHLSEFTHIEAELDFIDFDDLLSHLEFLICRVLELVLADPMIAGYIKTLNPEFKIPERPFMRMKYSDAIQWLIDHEIPNEEGNPHNFGDDIAEAAERRMTDIINRPIFLTHFPAHIKAFYMKRDPEDNRVTESVDCLMPGVGEIVGGSMRIDDYDELLAACKREGLDPEPYYWYLDQRKYGSSPHGGYGIGLERLLAWLCKQHTVRDCCLYPRYMGRCKP